One Panicum virgatum strain AP13 chromosome 3N, P.virgatum_v5, whole genome shotgun sequence DNA segment encodes these proteins:
- the LOC120664309 gene encoding uncharacterized protein LOC120664309 — translation MRPNPRAVLRAAAALLRPAAGAAPGAAARQALPKATRAPALAEWPPLPAAALPASGSRRAFSSSAADYGKDVDEVNRKFAEAREEIEAAMESKETVYFDEEASVARDAANEALAAFDALLARLPPADADALRRSMGLKMEQLKAELKQLED, via the coding sequence ATGCGCCCAAACCCTCGCGcggtcctccgcgccgccgccgccctcctccgcccggccgcaggcgccgcccccggcgcggcggcccgccAAGCCCTACCCAAGGCGACGCGCGCGCCCGCGCTTGCGGAGTGGCCacccctcccggcggcggcgctcccggccAGCGGCAGCCGtcgcgccttctcctcctcggcggcggacTACGGCAAGGACGTGGACGAGGTGAACCGCAAGTTCGCGGAGGCGCGGGAGGAGATCGAGGCGGCCATGGAGAGCAAGGAGACGGTCTACTTCGACGAGGAGGCGTCCGTCGCGCGCGACGCCGCCAACGAGGCGCTCGCCGCATTCGACGCGCTCCTGGCGCGCCTCCCacccgccgacgccgacgcgctcCGCCGCTCCATGGGGCTCAAGATGGAGCAGCTCAAGGCCGAGCTCAAGCAGCTCGAGGACTAG